The following proteins come from a genomic window of Natronosalvus vescus:
- a CDS encoding mechanosensitive ion channel family protein — protein MIGVPLQADGDDLGFLGDQLESLVGDALASTLESAIIFVLAFLFLWIVGRLVVGALVKRALDRRELDRHAQKPLLMITRFAIAFVAIAIAFGAADYGNFLVSMAGIAAAGALAVGFAMQSVISNFVAGVFIYTDRPFRIGDWIEWDNGDYSGIVEDISLRVTRVRTFDNELLTVPNSELTGGVLMNPVDADRLRQKFVFGIGYDDDIQQATDIIIEEAKRHPDIMEDPAPSVRLTELGDSDVGLQSRFWIANPSRADFVRIRGEYVQSVKERFDEEGIDIPYPVRTLEGALGLETPAALEVADD, from the coding sequence ATGATTGGGGTTCCCTTGCAGGCCGACGGGGACGACCTCGGTTTTCTCGGTGATCAGCTCGAATCCCTCGTCGGTGACGCCCTGGCGAGTACGCTCGAGAGCGCGATCATCTTCGTTCTCGCGTTTCTCTTCCTCTGGATCGTTGGCCGACTCGTCGTCGGGGCGCTCGTCAAGCGGGCGCTCGATCGGCGCGAACTCGATCGACACGCCCAGAAACCGCTGTTGATGATCACTCGGTTCGCGATTGCGTTCGTCGCCATCGCGATCGCGTTCGGGGCTGCCGATTATGGGAACTTCCTCGTGTCGATGGCCGGCATCGCCGCCGCCGGGGCGCTCGCAGTTGGGTTTGCCATGCAAAGCGTGATCTCGAACTTCGTCGCTGGCGTGTTCATCTACACCGACCGACCGTTTCGCATTGGGGACTGGATCGAGTGGGACAACGGTGATTACTCGGGTATCGTCGAGGACATCAGCCTGCGGGTCACCCGCGTCCGCACGTTCGACAACGAACTGCTGACCGTCCCGAACAGTGAACTCACCGGCGGCGTCCTCATGAACCCCGTCGACGCCGACAGGCTCCGGCAGAAGTTCGTCTTCGGTATCGGGTACGACGACGACATCCAGCAAGCCACCGACATCATCATCGAGGAAGCCAAGCGCCACCCCGACATCATGGAAGACCCTGCACCGAGCGTCCGGCTGACCGAACTCGGCGACTCCGACGTCGGCCTCCAGTCGCGCTTCTGGATCGCCAACCCCTCCCGGGCCGACTTCGTCCGGATCCGCGGGGAGTACGTCCAGTCGGTGAAAGAGCGATTCGACGAGGAGGGCATCGACATCCCCTACCCCGTCCGCACGCTCGAGGGTGCGCTGGGGCTCGAGACCCCGGCGGCGCTCGAGGTGGCGGACGACTGA